The DNA region CTGCGCAATCCATACACCGGCGGCACCTACGCCAACAAGCAGATTCCCGTGAACGCCGTCTCGCAGAACCTGATCAACACCTACATGCCCCTGCCCAACGGCACCTTCGCCGGCGGCCAGAACTACTCCGGCGCCAGCATCGGCAATCAGTCCAACAACCAGTACATCGGGCGCATCGACCACAAGTTCAACGACAAGAACTCCATCTTCATCCACTACATCTACGGCAAGCGCGAGTTCCCCGACACCGACGTCAACCCGAACTTCCGCTACACCGGCACCTACCCGATGCACAACGCAGCCATTCAGTACATCCATGTCTTCTCGCCGTCGCTGGTCAACGAGGCGCGCGCGGGCGTCAATCTTGAACATGTCAAGCAGTTGAGTCTGCGCACCGGAACCAGCTTCACCATCGAATCGCTCGGCATCAACGGCTTCCTCGTCGGAGGCCCGAACGGCCGGCCGCTCACACCCAATGAAGAGGGCTTCCCGCTGCTCTCCATCTCGGGCTTCCTCGGCATGGGCGACTCGCGCGCCGCATCGAACCTCGACTACAGCCGCACCTTCATGTTTGCCGACAACATCACCCTCACTAAAGGCAAGCACACGTTGCTCTTCGGCGCCGACATCCGCAAGGTCGCAGGCAACGCGACCACCAACAACACGCCCTTCGGCCAGCAGAGCTTCACCGGCGACATGACCGGCTACGCTCCGGCCGACTATATGCTCGGCGCTCCGCGAACATCGGTCACTCCCGAGGGCGTTCCCATCTCCGCCATCCGCCAGTGGCGTACCGCCGAGTACTTCCAGGACAACTTCCGCCTCAACGACAGACTCACCTTCAACCTCGGTGTGCGCTATGAGATCTACGGCGTACCAGTCGACACCAACAACGTCTCGCGCACGCTCGACTTCAGCCAGAACCCCATTCAACTCACGCCCGCGCCCGGACAGCGGCTCAACAACGTCTGGAGTATCACCTACAAGGACATCGCCCCGCGCGTGGGCTTTGCCTGGAGCTTCCGCCCGACGACGATCCTCCGCGGCGGCTACGGCATCACCTACTACGGCGGGCAGTTCGACAACCTGAATATCATGCAGCTCAACCCTCCAACGGCAGGCTCGCTCACCATCACCAACCCTCTCTGCTCGACGACCGCCACCTGCACCACGCCGCCAGTCGCCAGCATTCAGACTCCCGTGCCCGCGTCACTCTATCCCAACCCACCCTTCTTCAACGTGGTGACGATGCCAGCAGACCGCCGCAGGCCCGACCTCCAGGTGCAGACGTGGAACCTGACGGTCGAACAGCAGTTCGGCCGCGCCGTGCTCGCCAGCTCCTACGTCGGAACGAAGGGCTCGAACATGGACACCAGCATCCAATACTTCAACTCGCCGCAGCCGGGAGGCACCGGTGCCGTGCAGCAACGGCGCCCCTATCCCAACTTCGCCCGCATCCGCGCGCTCGACTTCACCGGAGCCTCCAACTACAACGCGCTACAGGAACACCTCGAGTGGCGCGTCAACCCGCGCTCCAACATCACCGTCTCCTACGTGTGGTCGCACATGTTCGACAACCAGGGCAACTCCACCAACACCGGAGGCTGCACCTGCCAGGACGTTCGCAATCCGCACGAGTGGGCTCCCGGTACCAACGACCAGCGCCACAACTTCGTGTTGGCCTACGTCTACCGCCTGCCCGACTTCACCCAGAGCCGCCTCGCAGGCTACGGCATCAATGGGTGGACGCTGAACGGCCTCATCAGCCTTGCCAGTGGAAGCCCGGTCAACGTGACGCAGAGCACCGATGCCCAGAACGTCGACAACCCCTGGCAGCGGCCAAGCCTCGTGCAGGGCGTCAGCCCCTACGTAGCGAACAAGTCGGCGATCAACGGCTGGTTCAACAAGAACGCCTTCGTCTCCAGCGGCCCGGCCTTCGGCACAACGCCGAGGAACTACCTTACGGGTACGGGCGTCAAGACCGTCAGCGTCTCGGTGATGAAGAACTTCGCCATGCCCTACGCCGAATCGCACAACCTGCAGATACGCTTCGAGGCCTTCAACGCCCTGAACACTCCGCAGTTCTCCAATCCTGGGGCGTCCTTCGGGACCAGCTCCTTCGGACAGATCTCATCCACCAAGATCAACAACCGCGAGCTGCAACTCGCGGCGAAGTACATCTTCTAGTACGAACAAACTCTGGCCACAAGAGCCGGGCGCCCCATATCTGGCAACTTCATCGCCAGATGTGGGGCATTCGCGCGAAGCACGAACCGCCGTCTCCCACCCCAACTCCCACCAAAAGATCATTGCTGCCTATGCCACGCCTGTGAGACTATCTCCCAACGATTGTCGAATCGCTCCCCAGAAGTGAGCGTTGCAGCATGTTTGTCATCAGGGACTGTGAGCACGTAAACGCCCCTATCGAGCGCTGTTTCCAGCTTTCAACCCACCTGGGGCTGATGGCCGGCAGCATAGGGATGACGCCTGTCTCCCGCACGGGAGCCAGGTCCGAAGGCCTGCTCGACTCCGGCGACCGCGTCGTCTGGTACGGCTGGAAGTTCGGCCTGCCGCACGTGCACGAGAGCCGGATCGCCACCTACGATCCACCACATCTCTTCCTCGACACCATGGAGCGCGGACGCTTCAAGCGCTTCGAGCAGGAGTACAACTTCAGCGAGGTCGGCGGTCACACCCTCGTGCTCGGCTACGTGCGCTACTCCATGCCCCTCGGCCTGGCAGGAAGAATGGCAGGGCGCCGCCTCGTGCTGCCGCACATGGTCAGGCTGCTGCGTGCGCGCCTGGCGCTGCTCAAACAGATCGCCGAAGGCGACCAGTGGCGCAAATACCTGCCCTGATACAGAAAGGGTGGGACGAATCTCCCGCCATCTCTCAATGACCGTCCTCCTGAGCGAGCGCAGGCCCCCGATAAATTCGTCATCCTGAGTGAAGTCATTGCGAAGCAATGACGCAGTCGAAGGACCTGCATTTTCCCGTCCCGGCACAAAGCAAAAGAACAAATACAGGTCCTTCGACCGCGCGTTCGCAAAAAACACGAACGCTTTGCTCAGGATGACAATTTTCTGAGGTGAGGTTATGCAAGAGAAGTTTAATCCTCACACAGGTACCCAACCGGGAACCGAACCCGTTCAGACCGCCCGGTTCCACGGCATGCGCCCCAACAGCGAAGCCATCATGCAGATGTCGCTGACACCCGCAAAAACCAGCCCCGCGCCCACTGCGGCCGTCGCAAGCAGAAAGTACCGCGAGACCACTATCGCCAGCAGCAGCGTGATCAACACCAGCGATCCGGCGGCCACGCGGACCTGGCGCTCGAGCGACCACGGCCTCCGCGCAATCGTCACCAGCGGCTTGCCCTGCTCGCGCCACGCCTCGACGCCTCCGGCCAGCACCTCGACGCTGACAAAGCCCCTGTCCGCAAGCAGCCGACGCGCCTCCTCCGCCCTCCTTCCGCTGCGGCAGACCAGCATCACCGGCTGCGCGCGCTCCCAGGCGGCGCTCGCCTCCGCCAGCGTGCCCAGCGGCGCCAGTTCAGATCCGGCGATATGGCCGCCTGCAAACTCCGGATACTCGCGAACATCGATCCACCGCAAACTCATCTCGTTCTTCCTCTCTATATCGATATATGATTATATGGTAATATAACAATATGAAGAAGGCAACGAACGGACAGGCGATGAACGAGGCGATGCTCGACCTCGTCGCGCGCCGCTTCCGCATCCTCGGCGAACCCTACCGCCTGCGCATCCTCCAGCAGCTCGAGCAGGGCGAGCTCTCCGTCGGCGCCCTGGTTGCGGCGCTCGACGGCAACCAGCCCAACGTCTCCCGCCATCTCCAGGTGCTCTACGACGCCGGACTCGTCAGCCGCCGCCGCGACGGAACGTCGGTCCTCTACGCCATCGGCGACCCCGTCATCTTCAAGCTCTGCGATCTCGTCTGCCGCAACACCAGCCAGCGCACCCAGCAATCCCTCGACCGCCTGCAGGGAGTATCCTCCCAGCGGACGGCGCAAAGGAGCAGGCAATGATCAAACAGTTTGAAGTTCCCGGGCTGGCACAGTACTCCTACATCGTCTCCTCCGAGGGCCAGGCCGTCGTCATCGACGCCATGCGCGATATCGCTCCCTACCTCGCCTACGCCCGCGAGCACGGTCTCACCATCGCATACGTCACCGAAACCCACATCCATGCCGACTTCGCCGCCGGTTCAAAGGCCCTCGCTGAAGCGGTCAATGCCGAGCTCGCCCTTAGCGGCTACGATCACGACGAGCTCTACCAGTACGCCATGCCGCACTGCGCGCTCAAGGACGGCGACTCGATCGAATTCGGCAGGCTCCGTCTCCAGGCGCTACACACCCCCGGCCACACCCCCGAGCATCTCTCCTTCCTGCTCTTCGACCTGGACGGCAGCGCCACCGAACCCAGTGCCATCTTCACCGGTGACTTCCTCTTCCTCGGCTCGCTCGGCCGCCCCGACCTGCTCGGCGAAGAGGCCAAGCACACGCTCGCCCACCAGCTCTACCGCAGCCTGCACCAGCGCATCGCCTCTGTGCCGGACTCCGCGACCGTCTACCCCGGCCACGGCGCCGGGTCGCTCTGTGGAGCGGGCATGAGCGAAGGCGGCCAGTCCACGCTCGGCTTCGAACGCCAGACGCAGCACCTCTTCCGCCTCGACGAAGACGATTTTGTCCGGCAGATTCTCGCCTCCGTGCCGCCCATGCCCGCCTACTACCCCCGCATGAAGCGCCTCAACGCCGTCGGCGCACCCGCGCCTCTCCCGTCCATGCCCAGCCTCTCCGCCGCACAGTTGCAGCAACAGATCTCCGCCAACCCGGGCAACATCACCCTGCTCGACACCCGCGACGTCGAAAGCTTCGCTACCGCGCACATCCCCGGCGCCATCAACCTCGCCGCGGGACCCAGCCTTCCGCTTTGGGCCGGATGGCTGCTCGACCCGGAGAAGCCCATCGTCATCATCACCGGCAGCGATGATCGTACCCTGTCCCACGACGCCAATCCCCGCACCTCCCTGCTGCGCGTCGGACTCGACCGCATCGCCGGCCAGCTACCCTTCAGCCGCTGGGCCGAGGCAGAGTATGAGACGCAAGCCACGCCGCTGCTCTCCGCTCCAGAGGCAGCCGCTGCGGCACAGCACGCGGCCCCGCACCCACTCCTCATCGACGTGCGCAACCCCGCCGAGTGGGCCACTGGCCACATCGCCGGCGCCACAAACATCGCGCTCGGCGACCTCGCGACAAAGCTCTCAACACTCAACCCCGCCCAGCCAGTCATCACTATCTGCGGCAGCGGATACCGCGCCGCCGCGGCCGCCAGCCTGCTCGCCGCCCGCGGCTTCCAGAACGTAAGCATCATGGACGGGGGCATGGCCGCCTGGGCCGAACACAACCTCCCCACCACGCACCCCTGAACACCGCTGCACCCTTCCTCTCTCATTCCAGACGAAGCAGAGGTGCCCCATATCTGGCGGTCGTATCGCCAGATACGGGTTCATTCATGCGAAGCGCTAACCCGCCTCCCTCAAGCGCCAGCCTGCCCTGGGCGAGGTCGAATGGAAGCTGCTTTTTCTCTCCCTCCAACATTGGCCGTATCATCTACAGAGAGCCATGAAGCCGCGCATCGCCATCCCCGTACCCACCAGCACGAATCTTGAGTACAACGGAAAGTCCTGGCCGATGTATGCCGAGGCCATCACCCGCGCCGGCGGCATCCCCGTCGAGATACCGCTCTCGCTCTCGCAGCGCGAGGTCGCCGACCTCATCAACACCTGCCACGGAGTCCTTCTCCCCGGCTCTCCCGCCGACGTCAATCCGCACAAGTTCGGCCACGAGCCCGCCCCCGAGACCTCACCCGCCGACCCCGCCCGCGAGAACGTCGACGAACTCCTGATCCAGGACGCGCACAACCTCTACAAGCCGCTCCTCTGCATCTGCTTCGGCACGCAGTCGCTCAACGTGTGGCGGGGCGGGACCCTCGTCCAGCATCTCGCGCCGATGCCCGTCAACCACCCCGCCGGAAAGACCGTCGCCGTCGCGCACAACGCTGCCGTTGCACCCGACTCGGTGCTCGGCGCAATCGTCGGAGACGGCAAAGCCTCCGACGGCAAGCCGGAAGCACCAGAGGAGAACGGCTTCCTCTCGCTGCCCATCAACTCCTCGCACCACCAGGCCATCGGTATCCCCGGCGACGGCCTGCGCGTCGTAGCCCGCTGCCCGCAGGATGCAGTGATCGAAGCGGTCGAAGGCGGACAGGACCCGCACAATCCCAACGCCCACTTCGTCCTCGCCGTACAGTGGCACCCCGAGCGCAGCTACGACATCTCCGCCGCCTCCCGCGCCATCTTTGAGCGCTTCGTCAACGAAGCCGCGCAGTGGAAGCCCCGGCCTATCCACACCTCGGTGGCAGTAACGACGAGCTGAAGAGAGTCATCGCATAGCCGAACCAATCAGTCAGCCCTGCTTACTGTTCGCTCGCTGAGGCTTCGCGCTGCTCTTGTGCTTAAGAGACGCCACTTCAAGATTCAGCGCCACCGCCGCGCGAACCAGCGCCTTCAACGCAGCCTCATTAATCTTCTCGCCTTCGCGAATATCGATCGCGCGCCGCACATTCCCCTCAAGGCTCGAATTGAAAATTTCCGCAGGGTCATCCAACGAAGCGCCCTTCGCAAACGTCAGCTTCACCACGCTCTTGTACGTCTCTCCCGTGCACACAATCCCGCCGCGCGACCACACCGGCACCCCCGGCGACGTCGCCTTCGCCCACTTCCACTCCTCAACAATCTCGGGGTCGGCCTTCAGAATAATCTCGCGCACTTTTTTGAGCGTCTCACCACGCCAGTCCCCAAGTTCGTTGATCTTCGCGTCAATCGACGCAGATGCAGGCTTCACCGGAACGGACTTTTCCATATCTTTGAAATGCCTCAACTCTATTGGCTATTTGGGAGTGTGCAAATACTTGTGGTTGTCGCGACTTTGCGAAGGTTCGGAGATCTCATCAGGCCGTCAAACCACGAGATCAGAGGAGCCAATTTTTTTTCGTTCTCATCCTGCTCCGCCGAAAGTTCTGGACTTGCTCCTTCGCGTTGTATTGCCTCTATCTTCCCTTTCTTATCCACAAATCGAGACCATGTCGCAAAACCAATTTGTCGCGTGGTGCCATTGAGTCGATTAACCACAATCCGGACCAGATGACCAGAATCGCTCGACGCAGGTATTGAGGGATCTGAAAACTCTGGGATATTGTCGAATCTCGAATCTTCCACGATCGCAAGCAAAGATTTTATCTGCGAAGTGTTTAAAGAGCCCTCGTAATTTGTCCGCTGTAATGGATGCCCTGGTTTAGGTTGTACTCTCGTCTCAATTTGAAAGTGGCCATTGGACGCTACTATCAAACACCTGTCGCTAATTGCGGGAACAGACCGCAATGCAATACTTGATTCGTTGATATGGAGCCGATGAACGCTGTTAAGTTGCGCTGCAGCCGAGATAGACAACAGGGTGATAGCTGCGCAAACAGCACCCTTACTACCATGTCGTAACAATGCCAACCCTTCAGACCGTTTCACAGATCAGCAGCCTTTCCCAATAATTAGAATGTCGCGCCTAGTTACATGGGGCTGTTCCGCCGGGTGCCCCATCTTCGCGACGGTTTTATCGTC from Acidobacteriota bacterium includes:
- a CDS encoding TonB-dependent receptor, which translates into the protein MRKLPGCSLFLFFLSSFFLSSSILFGQTVDTSILGSVVDPQGSVIADATVVVRADATGQEKTVKTTGDGQYRVQYLVPGIYTVTVNAAGFAPTTRSGIQLALSQQVHLDLPMSISGTQQTVDVSATQALLQSENATLGTTVDTNRTVNLPLNGRKFNDLAVLTPGVRVSNPDNHSSSTAGSTIASNSGRGDWGAVQVDGMVMTNTRSAYVNSYPSVDAIEEFRVQTGNFSAEYGFSAGTNINVQLKSGTNQFHGSAFEFIRNDAVDARNYFRVAPLKKNVLKQNQFGATLGGPIYRNKTFFFASYEGLRSIAETPSLANVLTPAQRSGDFSAYTGTLRNPYTGGTYANKQIPVNAVSQNLINTYMPLPNGTFAGGQNYSGASIGNQSNNQYIGRIDHKFNDKNSIFIHYIYGKREFPDTDVNPNFRYTGTYPMHNAAIQYIHVFSPSLVNEARAGVNLEHVKQLSLRTGTSFTIESLGINGFLVGGPNGRPLTPNEEGFPLLSISGFLGMGDSRAASNLDYSRTFMFADNITLTKGKHTLLFGADIRKVAGNATTNNTPFGQQSFTGDMTGYAPADYMLGAPRTSVTPEGVPISAIRQWRTAEYFQDNFRLNDRLTFNLGVRYEIYGVPVDTNNVSRTLDFSQNPIQLTPAPGQRLNNVWSITYKDIAPRVGFAWSFRPTTILRGGYGITYYGGQFDNLNIMQLNPPTAGSLTITNPLCSTTATCTTPPVASIQTPVPASLYPNPPFFNVVTMPADRRRPDLQVQTWNLTVEQQFGRAVLASSYVGTKGSNMDTSIQYFNSPQPGGTGAVQQRRPYPNFARIRALDFTGASNYNALQEHLEWRVNPRSNITVSYVWSHMFDNQGNSTNTGGCTCQDVRNPHEWAPGTNDQRHNFVLAYVYRLPDFTQSRLAGYGINGWTLNGLISLASGSPVNVTQSTDAQNVDNPWQRPSLVQGVSPYVANKSAINGWFNKNAFVSSGPAFGTTPRNYLTGTGVKTVSVSVMKNFAMPYAESHNLQIRFEAFNALNTPQFSNPGASFGTSSFGQISSTKINNRELQLAAKYIF
- a CDS encoding rhodanese-like domain-containing protein; protein product: MSLRWIDVREYPEFAGGHIAGSELAPLGTLAEASAAWERAQPVMLVCRSGRRAEEARRLLADRGFVSVEVLAGGVEAWREQGKPLVTIARRPWSLERQVRVAAGSLVLITLLLAIVVSRYFLLATAAVGAGLVFAGVSDICMMASLLGRMPWNRAV
- a CDS encoding helix-turn-helix transcriptional regulator, encoding MKKATNGQAMNEAMLDLVARRFRILGEPYRLRILQQLEQGELSVGALVAALDGNQPNVSRHLQVLYDAGLVSRRRDGTSVLYAIGDPVIFKLCDLVCRNTSQRTQQSLDRLQGVSSQRTAQRSRQ
- a CDS encoding MBL fold metallo-hydrolase — encoded protein: MIKQFEVPGLAQYSYIVSSEGQAVVIDAMRDIAPYLAYAREHGLTIAYVTETHIHADFAAGSKALAEAVNAELALSGYDHDELYQYAMPHCALKDGDSIEFGRLRLQALHTPGHTPEHLSFLLFDLDGSATEPSAIFTGDFLFLGSLGRPDLLGEEAKHTLAHQLYRSLHQRIASVPDSATVYPGHGAGSLCGAGMSEGGQSTLGFERQTQHLFRLDEDDFVRQILASVPPMPAYYPRMKRLNAVGAPAPLPSMPSLSAAQLQQQISANPGNITLLDTRDVESFATAHIPGAINLAAGPSLPLWAGWLLDPEKPIVIITGSDDRTLSHDANPRTSLLRVGLDRIAGQLPFSRWAEAEYETQATPLLSAPEAAAAAQHAAPHPLLIDVRNPAEWATGHIAGATNIALGDLATKLSTLNPAQPVITICGSGYRAAAAASLLAARGFQNVSIMDGGMAAWAEHNLPTTHP
- a CDS encoding gamma-glutamyl-gamma-aminobutyrate hydrolase family protein, which encodes MKPRIAIPVPTSTNLEYNGKSWPMYAEAITRAGGIPVEIPLSLSQREVADLINTCHGVLLPGSPADVNPHKFGHEPAPETSPADPARENVDELLIQDAHNLYKPLLCICFGTQSLNVWRGGTLVQHLAPMPVNHPAGKTVAVAHNAAVAPDSVLGAIVGDGKASDGKPEAPEENGFLSLPINSSHHQAIGIPGDGLRVVARCPQDAVIEAVEGGQDPHNPNAHFVLAVQWHPERSYDISAASRAIFERFVNEAAQWKPRPIHTSVAVTTS
- a CDS encoding DUF1801 domain-containing protein; its protein translation is MEKSVPVKPASASIDAKINELGDWRGETLKKVREIILKADPEIVEEWKWAKATSPGVPVWSRGGIVCTGETYKSVVKLTFAKGASLDDPAEIFNSSLEGNVRRAIDIREGEKINEAALKALVRAAVALNLEVASLKHKSSAKPQRANSKQG